In one window of Plasmodium berghei ANKA genome assembly, chromosome: 14 DNA:
- a CDS encoding RNA polymerase II transcription factor B subunit 2, putative yields the protein MVKARKNIENMEIYDYMKEMDEKVWEYLFDDSLAHETIFSSLNELEQIIISRLLFIQQVVSERAMRLWINPNFLKKLSESIKNLVDVKILVESETKKDNYNQYKINDRFRLTLLNKIYQNDKNNICIFNNNIKLQLSKENELYEKKLFPTKEGILCYANTRWNTLLHFIASPNLNSYKYSHSYSGSYASTYPQCSSIHGGIESPIKTEVGTSLDVNNIHSYGGEYSYNNSLKSVKMEKGNYYGIQTKKSKKNNEGSDEEYQPYGDEMYDDENYGNESFSQRRKYKNYGEYENMGNNSEYDEDETNEQYDNSLYPQDKEIRNKYSQNYNDIENSNSGKYLNTRMGNKENVNLYDPNKKIDGRRGRKKKKGVYAYKQNNLYYKSLQSRENNNMEEENNDFFFSSSNIKKEDLLTCAPCGSLIEVLKKKKFILDDINNSANIANNNSNNKTINMSREAFSWFLKDIRSRIISLVIEYLLIIDDGNVTNIAKQNSAKYKKKNNSENVISSDGNEALENSSITNTLINDFNNNDNMNNNNNNNNNMNGGEWDTNNEDMNNADGVNINIKDTHDYITDPNKNSQKSEIYVKETLLLILSLTQCNIGQPIFLENLTKAQKEFVDFGIHIGLFLKTHDSYIFITPYALLLTINNLNVENYISILNHLSVEKFCEESGYNNNDDENIKKKAKLSEIYFHKYLLLQNTARVKNEPLIDEDEKKKLKKIETKNFISQDITNHNIHSEKRLNENDNLEIGLIIQSNFKVYLYTSSILKINILSHLCELQARTPNMVVGILTRRSVLNAYNSDITADQIIKFLESYSHPGKTKLKSIIPINVITQLKLWEAERHRLILEDSIVFKNFEKEYLPHLYQQIVIWANSKNYLLHYTPWPKNTNSTEFDTWMKAEKYLCCIYESKNEIIDKIKEIRGKLMKKRQAI from the coding sequence ATGGTGAAGGCACGAAAGAATATTGAGAATatggaaatatatgattACATGAAGGAGATGGATGAAAAAGTATGGGAATATTTGTTTGATGATTCACTAGCACATGAAACGATATTTAGCTCACTAAATGAATTAGAgcaaattataatatctAGGCTATTGTTTATTCAACAAGTAGTTTCAGAAAGAGCTATGAGATTGTGGATAAATCCAAactttttgaaaaaattaagtgaaagtataaaaaatttagttGATGTTAAAATATTAGTTGAAAgtgaaacaaaaaaagataaCTATAAccaatataaaataaatgatcGATTCAGATTaacattattaaataaaatatatcagaatgataaaaataatatttgtatatttaataataatataaaactaCAACTAagtaaagaaaatgaattatatgaaaaaaaattatttcctACAAAAGAAGGTATTCTATGTTATGCTAATACACGATGGAATACTCTCTTACATTTTATTGCTTCACCAAATTTGAAtagttataaatatagcCATAGTTATAGTGGTAGTTATGCTAGTACATACCCACAATGTAGCAGCATTCATGGTGGTATAGAATCACCTATTAAAACGGAGGTGGGTACCTCTCTCgatgtaaataatattcattCTTATGGAGGAGAGTATTCTTATAATAACAGTTTGAAAAGtgtaaaaatggaaaaaggAAACTATTATGGTATTCAAActaaaaaaagcaaaaaaaataatgaaggTAGTGATGAAGAATATCAACCTTATGGTGATGAAATGTATgatgatgaaaattatgGAAACGAATCATTTTCACAAAGaaggaaatataaaaattatggaGAATATGAAAACATGGGAAATAATTCAGAATATGATGAAGATGAAACAAATGAGCAATATGACAATTCACTATACCCACAAGATAAAGAAATccgaaataaatattcacaGAATTATAATGACATTGAAAATAGTAATAGTGgtaaatatttaaacaCAAGAATGggtaataaagaaaatgtaaatttATACGATccgaataaaaaaatagacgGAAGACGaggaagaaaaaaaaaaaaaggcgtatatgcatataaacaaaataatttatattataaaagtCTTCAAAGTagagaaaataataatatggaagaagaaaataatgatttttttttttcttcatcaaatattaaaaaagaagattTGTTAACATGTGCACCATGTGGTAGTTTGATAGAagttttgaaaaaaaagaaatttatacttgatgatataaataatagtgCTAATATtgctaataataatagtaataataaaacgaTAAATATGAGTAGGGAAGCATTTTCATGGtttttaaaagatataCGAAGTAGAATAATATCTCTAGTTATTGAATATTTGCTGATAATCGATGATGGAAATGTAACAAATATAGCTAAGCAAAATTCAgctaaatataaaaaaaaaaacaattcaGAAAATGTGATTTCTAGTGATGGAAATGAAGCTTTAGAAAATAGTTCCATCACAAATACTCTTATAAATGATTTTAacaataatgataatatgaataataataataataataataataatatgaacgGAGGGGAATGGGATACTAACAATGAAGATATGAATAATGCAGATGgtgtaaatataaacataaaagATACACACGATTATATAACAGatccaaataaaaattctcAAAAATCCGAGATATATGTAAAAgaaacattattattaattttatcacTAACCCAATGTAATATTGGTCAAccaatatttttagaaaacTTAACAAAAGCTCAAAAAGAATTTGTAGATTTTGGTATACATATAGggttatttttaaaaacacatgatagttatatatttataacaccatatgcattattattaacaataaataatttaaatgttgaaaattatatatctatattaaaTCATCTATCTGTAGAAAAATTTTGTGAAGAATCTggttataataataatgatgatgaaaatataaaaaaaaaagcaaaattaagtgaaatatattttcataaatatttattattacaaaataCGGCCCGTGTGAAAAATGAGCCACTAATAGATGAGGacgagaaaaaaaaattgaaaaaaattgaaacaaaaaattttatttcgcAAGACATAACTAATCACAATATACATTCAGAAAAAAGgttaaatgaaaatgataatttagAAATCGGGTTAATCATTCAAAGTAATTTTAAAGTTTATTTGTATACTTCgtcaattttaaaaataaatattttaagcCATTTATGTGAATTACAAGCAAGAACACCAAATATGGTTGTTGGTATATTAACAAGAAGAAGCGTACTAAATGCATATAACTCAGATATTACCGCTGatcaaattattaaatttttagaaTCTTATTCACATCCtggaaaaacaaaattaaaaagtataatacCAATTAATGTTATTACTCAGCTTAAATTATGGGAAGCTGAAAGACATCGATTAATATTAGAAGATTctattgtttttaaaaatttcgaaaaagaatatttacCACATTTATATCAACAAATTGTTATTTGGGCTAATagcaaaaattatttattacattaTACCCCATGGCCAAAAAACACTAATTCCACTGAATTTGATACATGGATGAAAgcagaaaaatatttatgttgtatatatgagtctaaaaatgaaattattgATAAGATAAAGGAAATTCGTGGTAAGTTGATGAAAAAACGTCAGGCAATATGA